In Prunus dulcis chromosome 2, ALMONDv2, whole genome shotgun sequence, a single genomic region encodes these proteins:
- the LOC117619723 gene encoding beta-amylase 7-like isoform X1 codes for MATDIQKLIGTSEEDEDEEMEMDVKEEGDDDDEEDGEKHGDATSMIAGVDGGMPTRSSNNNRFQQHHQIQEQVGTPGGGGVRRCRPIEEKERTKLRERQRRAITARILAGLRRHGNYNLRVRADINDVIAALAREAGWVVLPDGTTFPAKSQGPRPAGVNSAAVSSQMVSPQTPASLKGVTSGYRSSGELNACNMKGVFIPSSSPYDLPSSARSQNSSIVGDGGGQTDSHPLIGGSMDNVGDKQIVDIPLKLPERDYSNTSCIPVYVMLPLGVINMKCEMVDPDGLLKQLRILKSVNVDGVMVDCWWGIVEGHAPGEYNWNGYKRLFQMVCELKLKLQVVMSFHECGGNVGDDVCIPLPHWVAEIGRSNPDIFFTDREGRRNPECLSWGIDKERVLRGRTAVEVYFDCMRSFRVEFDEYFKNGNISMIQVGLGPCGELRYPSCPVKHGWRYPGIGEFQCYDLYLLKSLRKAAEARGHSFWGRGPDNAGSYNSRPHETGFFCDGGDYDSYYGRFFLNWYSRVLVDHGDRVLSLAKLAFDGTCIAAKLSGLHWWYKTASHAAELAAGFYNPCNRDGYAAIVTMLKKHEATLNLACTELHMLDQHEDFQEALGDSEGLFWQVLNAAWDVCVPVSSENALPCHDHVSYKKILDSAKPLTDPDGRHLSSFTYLRLSPLLMERHNFMEFERFIKRMHGEAVGLQVYSN; via the exons ATGGCTACGGATATCCAGAAGTTAATTGGAACaagtgaagaagatgaggatgAAGAAATGGAGATGGACGTGAAAGAAGAGGGCGATGacgatgatgaagaagatggtgAGAAGCATGGTGATGCCACCTCTATGATTGCGGGGGTTGATGGAGGAATGCCAACAAGAAGTAGTAATAATAACCGGTTTCAGCAGCACCATCAAATTCAAGAACAAGTGGGGACCCCAGGAGGGGGAGGAGTCAGGAGGTGTAGACCGATAGAGGAGAAGGAGAGAACCAAGTTAAGAGAGCGGCAGCGCAGGGCGATCACTGCAAGGATCTTAGCAGGGCTACGGAGGCATGGAAATTATAATCTTAGAGTTAGGGCTGATATCAATGATGTAATTGCGGCTTTGGCTAGGGAAGCTGGCTGGGTTGTTCTTCCAGATGGAACAACGTTTCCTGCAAAATCTCAG GGCCCAAGGCCTGCTGGTGTCAATTCTGCGGCAGTATCTTCCCAAATGGTGTCTCCACAAACTCCTGCTTCCCTTAAAGGAGTTACTTCTGGCTATCGGAGCTCTGGGGAGCTTAATGCTTGTAACATGAAAGGTGTTTTTATTCCTAGTTCATCACCTTATGATCTCCCCTCAAGTGCTCGGTCTCAAAATTCATCCATTGTGGGAGATGGAGGAGGTCAAACAGATAGTCATCCTCTTATTGGTGGTTCCATGGATAATGTTGGTGACAAACAG ATTGTTGACATACCCCTGAAGTTACCAGAACGTGATTACTCCAACACCTCATGCATTCCTGTTTATGTGATGCTACCT CTAGGTGTCATTAATATGAAGTGTGAGATGGTTGATCCAGATGGTCTACTAAAGCAGCTAAGGATATTGAAATCAGTTAACGTTGATGGTGTTATGGTTGATTGCTGGTGGGGAATAGTAGAAGGACATGCTCCAGGGGAGTATAACTGGAATGGATACAAGAGGCTCTTTCAGATGGTGTGCGAGCTTAAGCTGAAGCTGCAG GTTGTGATGTCATTTCATGAATGTGGAGGCAATGTTGGTGACGATGTATGTATTCCACTGCCCCATTGGGTAGCTGAAATTGGTAGAAGCAACCCTGACATATTTTTCACTGATAGAGAGGGAAGACGTAATCCTGAATGCCTTTCATGGGGAATTGACAAGGAGCGAGTTTTAAGAGGCCGAACAGCTGTTGAG GTGTACTTTGACTGCATGAGAAGCTTCCGTGTAGAGTTTGACGAGTACTTTAAAAATGGTAATATCTCCATGATTCAAGTTGGACTAGGTCCGTGTGGGGAATTACGATACCCATCTTGTCCTGTAAAGCATGGTTGGAGATATCCCGGCATTGGTGAATTTCAG TGTTATGACCTGTATTTGCTGAAAAGTCTAAGGAAGGCGGCAGAAGCAAGGGGACACTCCTTCTGGGGTAGAGGTCCAGATAATGCAGGTTCTTATAATTCCCGGCCACATGAAACCGGTTTCTTTTGCGATGGGGGTGATTATGATAGCTACTATGGCAGGTTCTTCCTTAATTGGTACTCTCGAGTTTTAGTTGATCATGGTGATCGTGTGCTTTCTCTAGCAAAGTTAGCTTTCGATGGCACCTGCATTGCTGCAAAG CTATCAGGTCTTCACTGGTGGTACAAGACAGCCAGTCATGCAGCTGAATTGGCTGCAGGCTTCTATAATCCATGCAATCGAGATGGTTATGCTGCAATTGTGACAATGCTAAAGAAGCATGAAGCTACTTTAAACTTAGCGTGCACTGAATTGCACATGTTAGACCAGCATGAAGACTTCCAAGAGGCACTGGGAGATTCTGAGGGTTTATTCTGGCAA GTGCTGAATGCTGCATGGGATGTTTGCGTACCAGTTTCTAGTGAGAATGCTCTTCCTTGTCATGATCATGTCAGCTACAAGAAGATATTGGATAGTGCCAAACCCTTGACTGATCCGGATGGAAGGCATTTGTCATCTTTTACCTACCTTAGGCTCAGCCCACTTCTCATGGAAAGACACAACTTCATGGAATTTGAACGATTTATTAAGAGAATGCATG GGGAAGCCGTTGGCCTCCAAGTATATAGCAACTAG
- the LOC117619723 gene encoding beta-amylase 2, chloroplastic-like isoform X2 encodes MEQRFLQNLRMGMLSIPLLQGPRPAGVNSAAVSSQMVSPQTPASLKGVTSGYRSSGELNACNMKGVFIPSSSPYDLPSSARSQNSSIVGDGGGQTDSHPLIGGSMDNVGDKQIVDIPLKLPERDYSNTSCIPVYVMLPLGVINMKCEMVDPDGLLKQLRILKSVNVDGVMVDCWWGIVEGHAPGEYNWNGYKRLFQMVCELKLKLQVVMSFHECGGNVGDDVCIPLPHWVAEIGRSNPDIFFTDREGRRNPECLSWGIDKERVLRGRTAVEVYFDCMRSFRVEFDEYFKNGNISMIQVGLGPCGELRYPSCPVKHGWRYPGIGEFQCYDLYLLKSLRKAAEARGHSFWGRGPDNAGSYNSRPHETGFFCDGGDYDSYYGRFFLNWYSRVLVDHGDRVLSLAKLAFDGTCIAAKLSGLHWWYKTASHAAELAAGFYNPCNRDGYAAIVTMLKKHEATLNLACTELHMLDQHEDFQEALGDSEGLFWQVLNAAWDVCVPVSSENALPCHDHVSYKKILDSAKPLTDPDGRHLSSFTYLRLSPLLMERHNFMEFERFIKRMHGEAVGLQVYSN; translated from the exons ATGGAACAACGTTTCCTGCAAAATCTCAG AATGGGAATGCTTTCTATTCCACTTTTACAGGGCCCAAGGCCTGCTGGTGTCAATTCTGCGGCAGTATCTTCCCAAATGGTGTCTCCACAAACTCCTGCTTCCCTTAAAGGAGTTACTTCTGGCTATCGGAGCTCTGGGGAGCTTAATGCTTGTAACATGAAAGGTGTTTTTATTCCTAGTTCATCACCTTATGATCTCCCCTCAAGTGCTCGGTCTCAAAATTCATCCATTGTGGGAGATGGAGGAGGTCAAACAGATAGTCATCCTCTTATTGGTGGTTCCATGGATAATGTTGGTGACAAACAG ATTGTTGACATACCCCTGAAGTTACCAGAACGTGATTACTCCAACACCTCATGCATTCCTGTTTATGTGATGCTACCT CTAGGTGTCATTAATATGAAGTGTGAGATGGTTGATCCAGATGGTCTACTAAAGCAGCTAAGGATATTGAAATCAGTTAACGTTGATGGTGTTATGGTTGATTGCTGGTGGGGAATAGTAGAAGGACATGCTCCAGGGGAGTATAACTGGAATGGATACAAGAGGCTCTTTCAGATGGTGTGCGAGCTTAAGCTGAAGCTGCAG GTTGTGATGTCATTTCATGAATGTGGAGGCAATGTTGGTGACGATGTATGTATTCCACTGCCCCATTGGGTAGCTGAAATTGGTAGAAGCAACCCTGACATATTTTTCACTGATAGAGAGGGAAGACGTAATCCTGAATGCCTTTCATGGGGAATTGACAAGGAGCGAGTTTTAAGAGGCCGAACAGCTGTTGAG GTGTACTTTGACTGCATGAGAAGCTTCCGTGTAGAGTTTGACGAGTACTTTAAAAATGGTAATATCTCCATGATTCAAGTTGGACTAGGTCCGTGTGGGGAATTACGATACCCATCTTGTCCTGTAAAGCATGGTTGGAGATATCCCGGCATTGGTGAATTTCAG TGTTATGACCTGTATTTGCTGAAAAGTCTAAGGAAGGCGGCAGAAGCAAGGGGACACTCCTTCTGGGGTAGAGGTCCAGATAATGCAGGTTCTTATAATTCCCGGCCACATGAAACCGGTTTCTTTTGCGATGGGGGTGATTATGATAGCTACTATGGCAGGTTCTTCCTTAATTGGTACTCTCGAGTTTTAGTTGATCATGGTGATCGTGTGCTTTCTCTAGCAAAGTTAGCTTTCGATGGCACCTGCATTGCTGCAAAG CTATCAGGTCTTCACTGGTGGTACAAGACAGCCAGTCATGCAGCTGAATTGGCTGCAGGCTTCTATAATCCATGCAATCGAGATGGTTATGCTGCAATTGTGACAATGCTAAAGAAGCATGAAGCTACTTTAAACTTAGCGTGCACTGAATTGCACATGTTAGACCAGCATGAAGACTTCCAAGAGGCACTGGGAGATTCTGAGGGTTTATTCTGGCAA GTGCTGAATGCTGCATGGGATGTTTGCGTACCAGTTTCTAGTGAGAATGCTCTTCCTTGTCATGATCATGTCAGCTACAAGAAGATATTGGATAGTGCCAAACCCTTGACTGATCCGGATGGAAGGCATTTGTCATCTTTTACCTACCTTAGGCTCAGCCCACTTCTCATGGAAAGACACAACTTCATGGAATTTGAACGATTTATTAAGAGAATGCATG GGGAAGCCGTTGGCCTCCAAGTATATAGCAACTAG
- the LOC117620157 gene encoding beta-amylase 2, chloroplastic-like yields the protein MAQLSAQVLNSLRPRTPSACSSTTMASLWYGTQTPIASVKVSPGFWGSAEFNSCRLSVLGSDRSRNFSVVRDSAERSEGGVAMETVGDNQVEDSPGKLEERDFTGTPYVPIYVMLPLGVINMNCELVEPEVLLNQLKVLKSVGVDGVMVDCWWGIVEAHNPQGYNWSGYKRLFQIVRDLNLKLQVVMSFHECGGNVGDDVHIPLPHWVTEIGQKNPDIYFTDKEGKRNNECLTWGIDKVRVLRGRTAVEVYFDYMRSFRVEFDEFFEGGIISEIEVGLGPCGELRYPSYPENHGWKYPGIGEFQCYDRYLMKNLKEAAEARGHSFWARAPDNTGSYNSQPHETGFFRDGGDYDSYYGRFFLNWYSRFLVDHGDRVLALANLAFEGTCIAAKVSGIHWWYKTASHPAELTAGFYNPCNRDGYAPIAAMLKKHEAALNFTCVEMRTLDQHEGFPEALADPEGLVWQVLNAAWDANIPVASENALTCHDREGYNKILANAKPQNDPDGRHLSAFTYLRLSPVLLEGHNFMEFERFVKKMHGEAASES from the exons ATGGCACAATTGTCAGCCCAAGTATTGAATAGCCTGAGGCCACGGACGCCCAGTGCTTGTAGCTCAACGACAATGGCTTCGTTGTGGTATGGAACACAGACCCCGATAGCTTCTGTGAAAGTCTCTCCCGGATTTTGGGGCTCGGCGGAGTTCAATTCGTGCCGTTTGAGCGTTTTGGGGAGTGATCGGTCTCGGAATTTCTCCGTGGTGAGGGACAGTGCAGAGAGAAGTGAGGGGGGTGTTGCTATGGAGACTGTTGGTGACAATCAG GTTGAAGATTCACCAGGAAAATTGGAGGAGCGTGATTTTACCGGCACACCTTATGTTCCTATCTATGTGATGTTACCA TTGGGTGTCATCAATATGAACTGTGAGCTAGTTGAGCCAGAAGTTCTATTAAATCAACTAAAAGTACTGAAGTCAGTTGGTGTTGATGGTGTTATGGTTGATTGCTGGTGGGGAATAGTAGAGGCACACAATCCGCAGGGATACAATTGGAGTGGTTATAAGAGACTTTTCCAGATTGTGCGTGATCTTAACCTCAAGTTACAG GTTGTGATGTCATTCCATGAATGTGGAGGCAATGTTGGGGATGATGTACATATCCCACTTCCTCACTGGGTGACAGAAATTGGTCAAAAAAATCCTGATATATATTTTACTGATAAAGAGGGGAAACGCAACAATGAATGCCTTACATGGGGAATTGATAAGGTGCGGGTTTTAAGAGGCCGGACTGCTGTTGAG GTTTACTTCGACTACATGAGGAGCTTCAGAGTCgaatttgatgaattttttgaGGGAGGAATAATCTCGGAGATTGAAGTTGGACTAGGTCCATGTGGGGAGCTACGCTATCCTTCTTATCCTGAAAATCATGGATGGAAATATCCTGGTATTGGTGAATTCCAG TGTTATGATCGATACTTGATGAAGAATCTGAAGGAGGCTGCAGAAGCAAGGGGCCACTCCTTCTGGGCCAGAGCACCGGATAATACAGGTTCTTATAATTCCCAACCACATGAAACAGGGTTTTTCCGTGACGGAGGTGATTATGATAGCTACTATGGCAGATTCTTCCTCAACTGGTACTCCCGTTTTTTGGTTGATCATGGTGATCGTGTACTTGCTCTGGCCAATTTAGCTTTCGAAGGCACTTGCATTGCTGCAAAG GTATCAGGTATTCACTGGTGGTACAAGACTGCCAGCCATCCTGCTGAGTTAACCGCTGGATTTTACAATCCCTGCAACCGTGATGGGTATGCTCCAATTGCAGCAATGTTGAAAAAGCATGAGGCTGCCCTGAATTTCACGTGTGTTGAAATGCGTACATTAGACCAGCACGAGGGCTTTCCAGAAGCACTGGCAGACCCTGAGGGATTAGTTTGGCAG GTGCTGAATGCTGCTTGGGATGCTAACATTCCAGTTGCCAGTGAGAATGCTCTTACATGCCATGACAGAGAAGGCTACAACAAGATATTGGCAAATGCTAAGCCCCAAAATGATCCAGATGGCAGGCATTTATCAGCGTTTACCTACCTCAGATTAAGCCCTGTTCTCTTGGAGGGGCATAACTTCATGGAATTTGAACGATTTGTCAAGAAAATGCATG GAGAGGCCGCATCGGAATCCTGA